In Bos indicus x Bos taurus breed Angus x Brahman F1 hybrid chromosome 21, Bos_hybrid_MaternalHap_v2.0, whole genome shotgun sequence, one DNA window encodes the following:
- the SERPINA4 gene encoding LOW QUALITY PROTEIN: kallistatin (The sequence of the model RefSeq protein was modified relative to this genomic sequence to represent the inferred CDS: inserted 4 bases in 3 codons; substituted 2 bases at 2 genomic stop codons): protein MHLAGFLLLLLAGQLVLSQGQLHPKHYGQGHARLPRQAPGTGEGFSSLKINPGNTTFALHFHHLLASQAPGGSIFSPLSISTXLAMLSLEVSLHSRTQILEGLGFNLTQVSEFDSHQGFQNLLHTLYLPGNRLEICMGNVLFLSPEQLLLLRILKDSASFCESRLFCTNFKDSVSMTQLINHHLRXETXGKIVNLVSKLNADTTMMLVNYVYFKALWEKPFIPSLTASHNFYVDEDTTVKVPMMPQDTQHHWYPHNRYLPCLVLWMYCQGNITTLFILPNEGKMEQVEEVLTPKMPTRWSNLFRKSHFYGKLKLYLPKFSISGAYRLDQILPKLGITDLGINPWRPWRGTSTSWKSFRKAILEVGEVGTQAAVAPGSFATXFGPQDNCXALWFNQFFLVIFSTNAQSIFFLGKVVNPTKP, encoded by the exons ATGCATCTGGCTGGCTTCCTGCTCCTCCTTCTGGCTGGACAACTGGTCCTTTCTCAAGGTCAGCTGCATCCCAAGCACTACGGCCAGGGTCATGCCCGCCTCCCCCGTCAGGCTCCCGGCACAGGTGAGGGCTTCTCCAGCCTCAAGATCAACCCAGGCAACACCACCTTTGCCCTCCACTTCCACCACCTGTTGGCTTCCCAAGCCCCCGGGGGCAGTATCTTCTCCCCTCTAAGCATCTCCA GACTAGCTATGCTGTCCCTGGAGGTCAGCTTGCACAGCAGGACTCAGATCCTGGAGGGTCTGGGCTTCAACCTCACACAGGTATCAGAGTTTGACAGCCACCAAGGCTTCCAGAACCTTCTGCACACTCTCTACCTCCCAGGCAACAGGCTGGAGATATGCATGGGCAACGTCTTGTTCCTGAGCCCTGAGCAGCTGCTTCTTCTGAGAATCCTCAAGGACTCCGCAAGCTTCTGTGAGTCTAGACTCTTCTGCACCAACTTCAAAGACTCTGTGAGCATGACCCAGCTAATCAACCACCACCTTAGGTAGGAAA TGGGGAAGATCGTGAATTTGGTCAGCAAGCTCAATGCCGATACTACGATGATGCTGGTAAATTACGTGTACTTCAAAG cTCTGTGGGAGAAACCATTCATCCCTTCCTTGACTGCTTCCCACAACTTCTATGTTGATGAGGACACCACAGTCAAGGTGCCTATGATGCCACAGGATACCCAGCACCACTGGTATCCTCACAACAGGTACTTGCCCTGCTTGGTGCTGTGGATGTATTGCCAAGGAAACATAACAACCCTCTTTATCCTTCCTAACGAAGGGAAGATGGAGCAGGTGGAAGAGGTTTTGACTCCCAAGATGCCAACAAGATGGAGCAACTTGTTCCGGAAGAG CCATTTTTATGGGAAGCTCAAGTTGTATCTCCCCAAGTTCTCCATTTCTGGCGCCTATAGATTAGATCAGATTTTGCCCAAGCTGGGCATCACAGACCTGGGTATCAACCCCTGGAGACCTTGGAGGGGAACTTCTACCTCTTGGAag AGTTTCCGCAAGGCCATCCTGGAGGTGGGTGAAGTTGGCACCCAGGCTGCAGTGGCCCCCGGCAGTTTTGCCAC TTTTGGCCCCCAGGACAATTGCTAAGCCCTTTGGTTTAACCAGTTCTTCCTTGTGATCTTTTCCACCAATGCCCAGAGCATCTTCTTTCTGGGAAAAGTGGTCAACCCCACAAAACCATAG